The Listeria sp. PSOL-1 genome includes a region encoding these proteins:
- a CDS encoding tyrosine-protein phosphatase, producing the protein MIDIHCHILPGIDDGAENIDISLQMAKQAVEQGFSDIIATPHHLKGDYSNPGEIVRKKVAELNQAITEAGIPLTIHPGQEVRIHGEMLSGLEEGSVLSLADSKYVLIEFPTSNIPLFTGELFFNLQTNGYVPIIAHPERNMEVLGSLGSLYDLVDGGALAQLTFGSYQGRFGKKIKRLSETLLKANLVHFLATDAHYTESRSLVVKDPLHELYRKEGRKQTAKLLGNSKLVLQDEMIIPPETEFVREKRFFLF; encoded by the coding sequence ATGATTGATATCCATTGCCATATTTTACCAGGTATAGATGATGGTGCGGAAAATATTGATATTAGCTTACAAATGGCAAAACAAGCAGTAGAACAGGGTTTTAGTGATATTATTGCCACCCCTCATCACTTAAAAGGAGACTATAGTAACCCAGGAGAAATCGTCCGTAAAAAAGTAGCTGAATTAAATCAAGCGATTACCGAAGCCGGAATTCCCCTTACGATTCATCCTGGTCAGGAAGTTCGTATTCACGGTGAAATGCTCTCGGGCCTTGAAGAAGGTTCAGTCCTTTCGTTAGCAGATAGTAAATATGTTTTAATTGAATTTCCAACATCAAATATTCCGCTTTTTACAGGAGAATTATTTTTCAACTTGCAAACAAACGGATATGTGCCCATTATTGCCCATCCAGAACGAAATATGGAAGTGTTGGGTTCACTTGGGTCGCTTTATGACTTAGTAGACGGAGGGGCGTTAGCTCAATTGACATTTGGCAGTTATCAAGGTCGTTTTGGCAAAAAAATTAAAAGATTGAGCGAAACTTTACTTAAAGCGAATCTCGTTCATTTTTTAGCAACAGATGCCCATTATACAGAGAGTCGCTCACTTGTTGTTAAAGATCCTTTACATGAACTTTATCGAAAAGAAGGCAGAAAGCAAACCGCAAAGTTACTTGGAAATTCAAAGTTGGTTCTGCAAGATGAAATGATCATTCCCCCTGAGACAGAATTCGTCAGAGAAAAGCGCTTTTTCCTTTTTTAA
- a CDS encoding DUF1634 domain-containing protein, which translates to MSNRDEEMYRVEAVVGGLLRIGVLISAFIIVVGLILFIFTGKSGYPENFYPTTIHDICSGLLALKPFAIIMFGLFCLILTPVLRVVVSFVTFFIEKDYLYVIITAIVLLILVISFFMGTK; encoded by the coding sequence ATGTCAAATCGTGATGAAGAGATGTATCGTGTGGAAGCGGTCGTTGGTGGTTTGCTTCGTATCGGCGTTTTGATTAGTGCCTTTATTATTGTTGTTGGCCTTATCCTGTTTATTTTCACTGGTAAAAGTGGTTATCCTGAAAATTTTTATCCAACAACAATTCATGATATTTGCAGCGGACTCTTAGCACTCAAGCCTTTTGCCATCATCATGTTTGGATTATTTTGTTTGATTCTAACACCTGTTTTACGAGTTGTCGTTTCATTTGTTACTTTTTTTATTGAAAAAGATTACCTTTATGTCATTATTACAGCGATTGTACTGCTCATTTTAGTCATTAGTTTTTTTATGGGTACGAAATAA
- a CDS encoding Rrf2 family transcriptional regulator, with translation MKYSVRFSDAIHILSYIEIFQGTDLSSETIARSVRTNPVTVRKIMGDLKKSQLIHTSNGKANPMLSKSATEISLYDIYKSVEKDTSIFHTDKNTAPNCLVGRNIQKVLEEKYDDLQQILEEKMKAIFLAEIIEGVTAEN, from the coding sequence ATGAAATATTCCGTTCGATTTAGTGATGCGATCCATATATTGTCTTATATTGAAATTTTCCAAGGCACAGATTTATCTAGTGAAACAATAGCTAGAAGCGTGCGGACTAATCCTGTCACGGTTAGAAAAATTATGGGAGATTTAAAAAAATCGCAGTTAATTCATACCTCTAATGGAAAAGCGAATCCAATGTTATCAAAAAGTGCAACAGAAATTTCTTTATATGATATTTATAAAAGTGTCGAAAAAGATACGTCCATTTTTCATACGGATAAAAATACCGCACCCAATTGCCTTGTCGGTAGAAATATCCAAAAAGTTTTGGAAGAAAAGTATGATGATTTGCAACAAATTCTCGAGGAAAAAATGAAAGCTATTTTTTTAGCAGAAATTATCGAAGGTGTTACAGCAGAAAATTAA
- a CDS encoding glycerate kinase produces MKPKFVLAPDSFKESLASDKVCHAMKTGIERVFPNAEIVELPMADGGEGTTKALVHATNGKWVKQEVTGPLGEKVSACYGILGDGSTAIIEMAEASGLTLLAKEKRNPLLTTTFGTGELILAALKQPIDKIIIAIGGSATNDGGSGMAEALGVKFFDKNHQLLKKMNGKLLQEIDSIDPSALPSRLQQVDVLVASDVTNPLYGENGASYIFGPQKGATKQMILQLDRGLKHYAAKIQAQLNIDVSHIPGSGAAGGLGAGLLAFTNAKIENGIDLVIHFNHLKQHLQNADYCFTGEGHIDEQTRYGKTAYGVAKTAKKANVPVIALAGAISPGYEMLYKEGIQAIFSITPRALSLEEALQTAEKNIECTSENIARLLKITTK; encoded by the coding sequence ATGAAGCCAAAATTTGTTCTTGCGCCTGATTCGTTTAAAGAAAGTTTAGCTTCTGATAAAGTTTGTCACGCAATGAAAACTGGTATTGAACGCGTTTTTCCAAATGCTGAGATTGTCGAATTACCAATGGCAGATGGTGGTGAAGGAACCACAAAGGCACTTGTTCATGCTACGAATGGAAAATGGGTTAAACAAGAGGTTACAGGGCCACTTGGTGAAAAAGTAAGTGCTTGTTATGGTATCCTTGGTGATGGCTCAACCGCTATCATTGAAATGGCCGAAGCAAGTGGGCTGACACTCCTTGCTAAAGAAAAAAGAAATCCTCTACTTACAACTACTTTTGGTACTGGTGAGCTAATTTTAGCTGCATTAAAGCAACCCATAGACAAAATTATTATTGCCATTGGAGGAAGTGCAACAAATGATGGGGGCAGTGGAATGGCCGAAGCGCTTGGTGTTAAGTTTTTTGACAAAAATCATCAGTTACTAAAAAAAATGAATGGTAAGCTGCTACAAGAAATTGATTCTATAGACCCAAGTGCCCTTCCGTCCAGATTGCAACAAGTTGACGTGCTTGTCGCCTCAGATGTCACAAATCCACTTTATGGCGAAAATGGTGCTTCTTATATATTTGGTCCACAAAAAGGGGCTACAAAACAAATGATCCTTCAATTAGATCGTGGCTTAAAGCACTATGCAGCGAAAATTCAAGCACAGTTGAATATCGACGTAAGTCATATTCCTGGCTCTGGTGCAGCTGGCGGTTTGGGCGCAGGATTGCTCGCTTTTACGAATGCTAAAATCGAAAATGGCATCGATCTTGTTATCCATTTTAATCATCTTAAGCAACATCTCCAAAATGCGGATTACTGTTTTACAGGTGAAGGACATATCGACGAACAAACACGATATGGCAAAACCGCTTATGGTGTTGCTAAAACAGCGAAAAAAGCAAATGTCCCTGTCATTGCTTTAGCTGGTGCAATAAGCCCTGGTTATGAAATGCTTTATAAAGAAGGGATTCAAGCTATTTTTAGTATCACTCCTCGTGCACTTTCTTTAGAAGAGGCGCTCCAAACCGCTGAAAAAAATATTGAATGCACAAGTGAAAATATTGCTCGGCTGCTAAAAATCACGACAAAATAA
- a CDS encoding carboxylesterase — MSADRSFMLKAGNRAVLLLHGFAGTTDDVLDLGNHLAKNGYTVYAPNFRGHGDEPSIFLKTTPEIWYEDAIAGYHHLEKVGYSEIAIVGVAMGGVFALKMAESFNPKAIVSLCANVNRKMRYIPVKEYLKKQLAKAGIISEEAEAMLKAYHPEIEKMTTARENFYKNVAAEIEKIEVPTMIGQGCQDEEIDADNANYIFKNIHTVDKQLCFYQGSGHDIVNDCEKDILEEDVVFFLDDLLWLDEQVV, encoded by the coding sequence ATGAGTGCGGATCGTAGCTTTATGTTAAAAGCGGGAAATCGTGCGGTTTTATTATTACATGGTTTTGCAGGAACGACAGATGATGTGTTAGATCTTGGTAACCATTTGGCAAAAAATGGCTATACGGTATATGCGCCGAATTTTCGTGGACACGGAGATGAGCCATCTATTTTTTTAAAAACAACACCAGAAATATGGTATGAAGATGCTATTGCGGGGTATCACCATTTAGAAAAAGTGGGGTACAGTGAAATAGCGATTGTTGGTGTTGCAATGGGTGGTGTGTTTGCACTTAAAATGGCAGAGAGTTTTAATCCAAAAGCCATTGTGTCTCTTTGTGCTAACGTTAATCGGAAAATGCGCTATATCCCTGTTAAAGAATACTTGAAAAAGCAATTAGCAAAGGCGGGTATCATCTCAGAAGAAGCTGAAGCGATGTTAAAAGCTTATCATCCAGAAATTGAAAAGATGACTACAGCTCGCGAAAATTTCTACAAAAACGTCGCAGCAGAAATTGAAAAAATTGAAGTTCCAACAATGATTGGACAAGGCTGTCAAGATGAAGAAATTGACGCTGATAACGCAAATTATATCTTTAAAAATATTCATACAGTTGATAAACAGCTTTGTTTTTACCAAGGTAGCGGTCATGATATCGTGAATGACTGCGAAAAAGACATTTTAGAAGAAGATGTTGTTTTCTTCTTAGATGATTTATTATGGCTTGATGAACAAGTTGTTTAG
- a CDS encoding sulfite exporter TauE/SafE family protein, whose product MDITQTLEILMIAIIAGIIGSMLGLGGGIIMTPALTLIFGIPIQYAIGASIISVIATSSGSAIAYIKDRITNLRVGMFLEIATTTGAITGAFIGGLLSETALYMIFGLLLLYSAFNMIKKSGTEIPTNVKPDPLATKLNLHDHYYDKALRQEINYKVAHIPAGFGVMYGAGVASGLLGIGSGAFKVMALDVFMKMPLKVSSATSNLMMGVTAAASATVYLFKGDIDPTIAAPVALGVLIGATFGTRIMQRLKSKVIRLIFIPILIYVALQMILEGLGWI is encoded by the coding sequence TTGGATATTACACAAACTTTAGAAATATTAATGATCGCGATAATCGCCGGAATTATCGGTTCAATGCTTGGACTTGGTGGTGGAATTATTATGACACCTGCGTTAACACTCATTTTTGGCATTCCGATTCAATATGCTATCGGTGCAAGCATTATCTCAGTTATTGCAACGAGTAGCGGTTCAGCGATTGCCTATATTAAGGATCGCATTACAAATCTACGTGTTGGAATGTTTCTTGAAATTGCCACAACAACTGGTGCTATTACAGGGGCCTTTATTGGTGGCTTGTTATCTGAAACTGCTCTTTATATGATTTTTGGTCTGCTCCTACTTTATTCCGCTTTCAATATGATCAAAAAATCGGGAACAGAAATCCCTACAAATGTAAAACCTGATCCGCTTGCAACGAAACTAAATCTTCATGATCACTATTATGATAAAGCACTTAGACAAGAAATCAATTATAAAGTAGCCCATATTCCTGCAGGTTTTGGTGTAATGTACGGGGCGGGTGTTGCTAGTGGTTTGCTTGGTATTGGTAGCGGTGCTTTTAAAGTAATGGCCTTAGATGTTTTTATGAAGATGCCTCTTAAGGTTTCAAGTGCAACCAGCAATTTAATGATGGGGGTAACAGCAGCTGCCAGTGCTACTGTCTATTTATTTAAAGGCGATATTGATCCAACGATTGCTGCACCAGTGGCTCTAGGGGTTTTGATTGGTGCAACATTTGGTACGCGCATTATGCAACGGTTAAAAAGTAAAGTGATTCGGTTAATTTTTATCCCGATTTTAATTTATGTTGCCCTACAAATGATTCTTGAAGGATTGGGGTGGATTTAG
- a CDS encoding ribose-phosphate pyrophosphokinase has protein sequence MSREMKLFSISNERPLALKIAENLGVSLCKMSLQRFSDGEVKVSIEESVRGKNCYLLQSMNRNVNERMMELLIMIDALKRASAHQITVVMPYYGYSRQNQKARCREPITAKLVADLISRAGATRLISVDLYAAQIQGFFDIPIDHISAVPLITEELLKKYGDKDTVIVAPDHKGVGRARRVAEKMQKPIAILNRKSYPYEKEIINIIGEVRGKTAIVVDDIIDTGLRAMTSAEKLLEAGALEVIACATHAVLVGDAAKRLADSKLKEIIVTDAIDIPLEKQFDRLEIISIGAALASAISGVQENRSLHPLF, from the coding sequence ATGTCAAGAGAGATGAAGCTTTTTTCTATAAGTAACGAGCGGCCGCTTGCGCTGAAAATTGCAGAAAATTTAGGCGTATCATTATGCAAAATGAGTTTGCAAAGGTTTAGCGATGGTGAGGTAAAAGTCAGTATCGAAGAAAGCGTTCGTGGGAAAAATTGTTATCTTCTACAGTCAATGAATCGTAATGTCAATGAACGGATGATGGAACTTTTAATTATGATTGATGCTTTAAAACGAGCATCTGCACATCAGATAACCGTGGTTATGCCATATTACGGTTATTCACGACAAAATCAAAAGGCAAGATGTAGAGAGCCAATTACGGCTAAATTAGTAGCAGATTTAATTAGCCGTGCAGGAGCAACACGCTTAATCTCCGTAGATCTTTACGCTGCACAAATTCAAGGTTTTTTTGATATTCCGATTGATCATATTTCTGCTGTCCCCCTTATTACAGAAGAATTGTTAAAAAAATACGGGGATAAAGACACAGTTATTGTTGCGCCTGACCATAAAGGCGTAGGGCGAGCGAGACGCGTTGCTGAAAAAATGCAAAAGCCAATCGCAATTTTAAACCGTAAGTCTTATCCATATGAAAAGGAAATTATAAATATTATCGGTGAAGTAAGAGGAAAAACTGCGATTGTTGTCGATGATATCATTGATACAGGCTTAAGAGCGATGACATCAGCAGAAAAATTACTCGAAGCAGGGGCTTTAGAAGTGATCGCTTGTGCTACGCATGCGGTTTTAGTAGGGGATGCAGCGAAGCGTCTAGCTGATTCTAAGCTTAAAGAAATTATCGTCACAGATGCTATTGATATTCCCCTTGAAAAGCAGTTTGATCGTCTTGAAATCATTTCGATAGGAGCTGCTCTTGCTAGTGCTATCTCAGGTGTTCAAGAAAATCGCTCATTACACCCACTATTTTAA
- the rlmN gene encoding 23S rRNA (adenine(2503)-C(2))-methyltransferase RlmN, producing the protein MEKISIYGLTLEKLIAWFEANNEKKFRAMQVWDWLYRKRVTEFSQMTNLSKDTIELLNEHFILSSLEEQLTQEAADGTTKYLFKLEDGNLIETVLMKHEYGLSVCVTTQVGCNIGCTFCASGLLKKQRDLTAGEIVAQIMSVQRYLDKRQQEERVSHVVVMGIGEPFDNYDQVLGFLRIINHDKGLAIGARHITVSTSGIAPRIIDFANEDFQVNLAISLHAPNDELRTNIMRINRTYPLEKLMAAIRYYVEKTNRRVTFEYIMLRDVNDHKKEALELVNLLKGQRHLAYVNLIPYNPVDEHIEYQRSKQEDVLAFYDVLKKNGINCVIRREHGTDIDAACGQLRSKQVKKIGIRERMRKKTQEKK; encoded by the coding sequence ATGGAGAAAATATCCATTTATGGATTAACGCTCGAAAAATTAATTGCTTGGTTTGAAGCGAATAATGAAAAGAAATTTCGCGCTATGCAGGTGTGGGATTGGCTTTATAGAAAACGTGTAACTGAATTTTCACAGATGACGAATTTATCAAAAGATACAATCGAACTTTTAAATGAGCACTTTATTCTGAGTAGCTTGGAAGAGCAACTTACACAAGAAGCAGCTGATGGTACGACAAAATATTTATTCAAATTAGAAGATGGAAATTTAATCGAAACCGTTTTGATGAAACACGAGTATGGGCTATCTGTTTGTGTAACAACACAAGTAGGCTGTAATATTGGTTGTACATTTTGTGCAAGTGGCCTTTTAAAAAAACAACGCGATCTCACAGCTGGAGAAATTGTCGCACAAATTATGAGCGTTCAGCGCTATTTAGACAAAAGACAGCAAGAAGAGCGTGTTAGCCATGTTGTTGTCATGGGAATAGGGGAGCCTTTTGATAATTATGATCAAGTGCTTGGTTTCTTGCGGATCATAAATCACGATAAAGGTCTTGCAATCGGTGCACGTCATATTACTGTATCCACTAGTGGTATCGCTCCACGGATTATTGACTTTGCTAACGAAGATTTTCAAGTGAACCTAGCTATTTCGCTCCACGCGCCGAATGATGAACTTAGAACGAATATCATGCGTATTAACCGGACGTATCCACTTGAAAAATTAATGGCAGCCATTCGTTACTATGTAGAAAAAACAAATCGCCGTGTTACTTTTGAATATATTATGTTACGTGATGTAAACGATCATAAAAAAGAAGCACTAGAATTAGTCAATCTATTGAAAGGACAGCGGCATTTAGCTTATGTCAATTTAATTCCTTATAATCCTGTTGATGAGCATATTGAGTATCAACGTAGCAAGCAAGAAGACGTTCTCGCTTTTTACGATGTGCTAAAGAAAAACGGAATAAACTGTGTTATTCGCCGTGAACACGGGACAGATATTGATGCTGCATGTGGTCAATTGCGTAGTAAGCAAGTAAAGAAGATAGGCATTCGCGAACGTATGCGCAAAAAAACGCAAGAAAAAAAATAG
- a CDS encoding DUF72 domain-containing protein, whose amino-acid sequence MITIGLTGFSDHDTLQLSAKYKLADYAAHFPLVEIDTSFYAIPSPRTTAKWVSETPENFRFVLKAFQAMTQHKEWSKYYDSENEMYQRYMESVAPISESGKLKAVLFQFPPYFGCSAENVTYLRHIRKMIGDLPIAVEFRNASWYSDSYQEKTLALLRELAMIHTIVDEPQVGNRSVPIILHATNEELTLVRLHGRNQYGWMKANSPEWREIRTLYRYNDEEIKEWTKYIKHLQKQSAEIAVIFNNNSGGDAADNAKALQQALAVSYEGLAPMQMDLFSD is encoded by the coding sequence ATGATTACAATTGGTTTAACTGGTTTTAGCGATCACGATACATTACAATTATCTGCAAAGTATAAACTAGCTGATTATGCCGCACATTTTCCACTTGTTGAAATCGACACAAGTTTTTACGCCATACCCTCGCCACGAACCACCGCAAAGTGGGTGAGCGAGACCCCTGAAAATTTTCGTTTTGTTTTAAAAGCTTTTCAGGCAATGACGCAACATAAAGAGTGGTCAAAATATTATGATTCTGAAAATGAGATGTACCAAAGATATATGGAGTCTGTAGCTCCAATTAGTGAAAGTGGCAAACTAAAAGCGGTACTCTTTCAATTCCCACCTTATTTTGGCTGTTCCGCAGAAAACGTGACTTACTTGCGTCACATTCGCAAAATGATAGGAGATTTACCGATTGCGGTGGAGTTCCGAAATGCAAGTTGGTATAGTGATTCCTATCAAGAAAAAACGCTCGCCTTGTTACGAGAGTTAGCAATGATTCATACGATTGTTGATGAACCACAAGTTGGTAATCGTAGCGTGCCAATCATTTTACATGCAACAAATGAAGAGCTTACACTTGTCCGGCTACATGGACGGAATCAGTATGGTTGGATGAAAGCAAATAGCCCAGAATGGCGGGAAATTCGTACGCTCTATCGCTATAATGATGAAGAAATTAAAGAATGGACTAAATATATCAAACATTTGCAAAAACAATCTGCTGAAATTGCAGTTATTTTTAATAACAATAGCGGTGGGGACGCTGCAGATAATGCAAAAGCTTTGCAGCAAGCACTTGCGGTTAGTTATGAGGGGCTTGCACCAATGCAAATGGATTTATTTTCTGACTGA
- a CDS encoding MBL fold hydrolase, with product MKKIMLLVFASAVILTACSAANPKENTSSKTQTSIKTKEVYKETKGHHVTYYTMNPDPVFGSTATLIAKDGKGLLVDTQFSKDDTDKIIRVAKDKKIEIETIYISYGDPDYYFGAEQVKTAFPKAKVLATKNTIERIQKSYKKKLNVWANKLKDKAPKKIIIPAPVQSSIQLNGETFTVFGKDAKKQTLYNKKDQLLLGGILVSTGHHLFIADTKTVESQKQWIKDLNELSALKAKVVIPGHFGKGDNFSAENIAWTKAYLEKFIEVEKTSKNSAEIIKKMQKAYPHLAKGSLEMSAKVVSGEQPWE from the coding sequence GTGAAAAAAATAATGTTGCTCGTCTTCGCAAGCGCAGTAATACTAACTGCATGTTCAGCTGCTAATCCCAAAGAAAACACGTCATCTAAGACCCAAACTTCAATTAAAACAAAGGAGGTTTACAAAGAAACAAAAGGACACCATGTTACGTATTATACGATGAATCCTGATCCCGTGTTTGGCTCTACTGCAACGCTCATTGCTAAAGATGGAAAAGGACTTTTAGTTGATACACAGTTTTCAAAAGATGATACTGACAAAATTATTCGTGTAGCCAAAGATAAAAAGATTGAGATTGAAACCATCTATATCTCTTATGGTGATCCCGATTATTACTTTGGAGCAGAACAAGTTAAAACAGCTTTTCCCAAAGCAAAAGTCTTAGCTACAAAAAACACCATTGAAAGAATTCAAAAAAGTTATAAAAAGAAACTTAATGTTTGGGCAAATAAATTAAAAGATAAAGCGCCAAAAAAGATTATTATTCCAGCTCCCGTCCAATCATCCATCCAATTAAACGGAGAAACTTTTACTGTTTTCGGAAAAGATGCTAAAAAACAAACGCTTTACAATAAAAAAGATCAATTACTTTTAGGTGGTATTCTCGTTTCGACGGGCCACCATTTATTTATCGCTGACACCAAAACAGTAGAAAGTCAAAAACAGTGGATAAAAGACTTAAATGAGTTATCCGCCTTAAAAGCAAAGGTTGTTATTCCAGGTCATTTTGGAAAAGGTGATAATTTTTCAGCGGAAAATATCGCATGGACAAAAGCATATCTTGAAAAATTTATTGAAGTAGAGAAAACAAGTAAGAATAGCGCAGAAATAATCAAAAAAATGCAAAAGGCCTACCCTCATTTAGCGAAAGGAAGCTTAGAAATGAGTGCCAAAGTGGTGTCAGGCGAACAGCCTTGGGAGTAA
- a CDS encoding MoxR family ATPase gives MSEQPFLQIEKILDTIETVIVGKRHIAKLSLTALLASGHVLIEDVPGVGKTMLVRTLAKSIDATFKRIQFTPDMLPADVIGVSIFNPGTRMFEFRPGPIIGNIILADELNRTTPRTQAALLEGMAEQSITTDGITRQLADPFFVMATQNPIEYEGTYPLPEAQLDRFLLKIKMGYPTRQEELALLKGTEPINRLENLQPAVSLSELVHLKTQSRKVLVSDEVKNYIVALVEATRNHPDIVLGISPRGTLSILHAAQSFALISGRNYVLPDDIQYLLPFVFCHRLILSAEALYQQKTAESLVAEIIQLVPVPIEQREQE, from the coding sequence TTGTCTGAACAACCATTTTTACAAATAGAAAAGATTTTAGATACAATAGAGACAGTAATCGTTGGCAAACGTCATATAGCTAAACTTAGCTTAACAGCGTTGCTTGCATCAGGACATGTTCTTATTGAAGATGTGCCAGGTGTTGGAAAAACGATGCTTGTACGAACCCTTGCTAAAAGCATTGATGCCACCTTTAAACGAATCCAATTTACACCAGATATGTTACCTGCTGATGTCATTGGTGTTTCGATCTTTAACCCTGGTACGCGCATGTTTGAATTCCGTCCTGGCCCAATTATCGGAAATATTATTTTAGCCGATGAGCTTAACCGTACAACACCTCGAACCCAAGCCGCGCTCTTAGAAGGCATGGCTGAACAAAGCATCACAACAGATGGGATAACGAGACAACTTGCCGATCCATTTTTCGTTATGGCTACGCAAAATCCAATTGAATATGAAGGCACTTATCCTCTCCCAGAAGCCCAACTTGATCGTTTTTTATTAAAGATAAAAATGGGCTATCCAACACGACAAGAAGAACTCGCCTTATTAAAGGGGACAGAGCCGATTAATCGACTCGAAAATCTCCAACCAGCCGTTTCATTAAGCGAGCTCGTTCATCTAAAAACACAAAGTCGAAAAGTGTTAGTAAGTGATGAAGTGAAAAATTATATTGTTGCATTAGTCGAAGCCACACGAAATCATCCAGATATTGTATTAGGAATTAGCCCACGAGGAACACTTAGTATACTGCATGCTGCCCAAAGTTTTGCGCTTATCTCAGGCCGAAATTATGTCCTGCCAGATGACATTCAGTACTTATTACCTTTTGTGTTTTGCCATCGTTTAATCCTATCAGCAGAAGCACTATATCAGCAAAAAACAGCAGAAAGCTTGGTCGCAGAAATAATACAATTGGTTCCGGTACCGATTGAACAGAGGGAGCAAGAATGA
- a CDS encoding cation diffusion facilitator family transporter: MKELLHLLKQGNRSALLAAVTNALVSFVKGITYLFTGNVAMFAETLHSLGDAANQLFVFTGSALSKKRPTKRFPKGFGRVVNLVLLGAVIVVGIMAYETIKEGVSHIFQPSRATGFWLNLIVLLSCTFLESLVLVRAMREIVDEANIKVRGMMLFPAALKHLKSAKAATKLVFMEDSVATGGGLLAALSVVISHFTSFHQAEGIASILIGIMMFIVVGEVFLDNAAGVIGKSDEGMHLEVGQRIMSDPEVRDIKALTVIKEGDTFHVNAEIELDSSLTLAEIDDIRSRIEEAVFQIKSVTDVLITFDEDDAILDWEHGDGR, from the coding sequence TTGAAAGAATTACTCCACTTGCTAAAACAAGGGAATCGTTCAGCTCTCTTAGCTGCTGTGACAAATGCGCTTGTTTCATTCGTAAAAGGAATCACTTACCTATTTACTGGGAATGTCGCTATGTTTGCTGAGACGCTTCATAGTCTAGGGGATGCCGCAAATCAGCTTTTTGTTTTCACCGGCTCTGCTCTTAGTAAAAAGCGCCCCACAAAACGCTTTCCTAAAGGCTTTGGCCGTGTTGTGAATCTTGTTTTACTTGGTGCTGTTATTGTTGTTGGTATTATGGCCTATGAAACAATTAAAGAAGGGGTCTCACATATTTTCCAACCTTCTAGAGCAACGGGCTTTTGGCTTAATTTAATTGTCTTACTTAGTTGTACATTTCTAGAGTCGCTCGTTTTAGTTAGGGCAATGCGCGAGATTGTTGATGAAGCAAATATTAAAGTACGCGGTATGATGCTTTTTCCAGCTGCATTAAAACATTTGAAATCAGCGAAAGCAGCAACAAAGCTTGTTTTTATGGAAGATTCTGTAGCAACTGGTGGCGGTCTGCTTGCTGCTCTTTCGGTTGTTATATCACATTTTACATCATTTCATCAAGCTGAAGGCATTGCTTCTATTTTGATTGGGATAATGATGTTCATTGTTGTTGGTGAAGTTTTCCTTGATAATGCGGCAGGTGTCATTGGTAAATCGGATGAAGGTATGCATCTTGAAGTCGGACAGAGAATCATGTCAGATCCAGAAGTGCGTGATATTAAAGCTCTTACTGTGATCAAAGAAGGCGATACCTTTCATGTAAACGCCGAAATTGAGCTCGATTCTTCATTGACACTTGCTGAAATTGACGATATTCGCAGTCGAATTGAAGAGGCCGTTTTCCAAATCAAGAGTGTTACAGATGTATTGATTACTTTTGATGAAGATGATGCTATTTTAGATTGGGAGCATGGTGACGGAAGATAA